One region of Enterobacter ludwigii genomic DNA includes:
- the asnA gene encoding aspartate--ammonia ligase: MKTAYIAKQRQISFVKSHFSSQLEDKLGLIEVQAPILSRVGDGTQDNLSGSEKAVQVKVKTLPDAQFEVVHSLAKWKRQTLGQHDFSAGEGLYTHMKALRPDEDRLTPIHSVYVDQWDWERVMGDAERHVGTLKSTVEAIYAGIKATEAAVSKEFGLAPFLPDTIHFVHSQELLSRFPDLDAKGRERAIAKELGAVFLMGIGGKLSDGKRHDVRAPDYDDWSTRGESEYAGLNGDILVWNPVLEDAFELSSMGIRVDADALKRQLAVTGDEDRLKLEWHQSLLRGEMPQTIGGGIGQSRLTMLLLQLPHIGQVQCGVWPQQVRESVGSLL, encoded by the coding sequence ATGAAAACCGCTTATATCGCAAAACAACGCCAGATCAGTTTCGTTAAATCCCATTTTTCAAGCCAGCTGGAAGATAAACTTGGACTGATTGAAGTCCAGGCTCCCATTCTGAGCCGCGTGGGTGACGGGACGCAGGATAACTTATCTGGAAGCGAAAAAGCGGTGCAGGTGAAAGTGAAAACACTGCCAGATGCCCAGTTCGAAGTGGTTCACTCCCTTGCGAAATGGAAGCGTCAAACCCTGGGACAACACGACTTCAGCGCGGGCGAAGGGCTCTACACGCACATGAAAGCCCTTCGCCCCGATGAAGACCGCCTTACTCCAATTCACTCCGTCTACGTTGATCAGTGGGACTGGGAGCGCGTAATGGGTGATGCCGAGCGCCATGTCGGTACGCTGAAATCCACCGTTGAGGCGATCTACGCTGGGATCAAAGCGACCGAAGCGGCTGTAAGCAAAGAGTTTGGTCTGGCACCGTTCCTGCCGGATACGATCCACTTTGTGCACAGCCAGGAGCTGCTGAGCCGTTTCCCGGATCTGGATGCTAAAGGCCGTGAACGCGCAATCGCCAAAGAATTAGGTGCTGTGTTTCTGATGGGGATCGGCGGCAAACTGTCTGACGGCAAACGCCACGACGTTCGTGCGCCGGATTATGATGACTGGAGCACCCGTGGTGAGAGCGAATACGCGGGTCTGAACGGCGATATCCTGGTCTGGAACCCGGTGCTGGAAGATGCGTTTGAGCTGTCTTCTATGGGGATCCGCGTGGATGCTGATGCGCTGAAGCGTCAGCTGGCCGTTACTGGCGACGAAGATCGTCTCAAATTAGAGTGGCACCAGTCGCTGCTACGCGGGGAAATGCCGCAGACCATCGGTGGCGGTATCGGCCAGTCCCGTCTGACCATGTTACTGCTTCAGTTGCCACATATCGGTCAGGTTCAGTGTGGCGTCTGGCCGCAGCAAGTACGCGAAAGCGTTGGCTCCCTTCTGTGA
- the asnC gene encoding transcriptional regulator AsnC, producing the protein MENYQIDNLDRGILEALMANARTAYAELAKQFGVSPGTIHVRVEKMKQAGIITGARIDVSPKQLGYDVCCFIGIILKSAKDYPSALAKLNALDEVTEAYYTTGHYSIFIKVMCRSIDALQQVLINKIQTIDEIQSTETLISLQNPIMRTIRP; encoded by the coding sequence ATGGAAAATTATCAGATCGACAATCTCGACCGCGGCATCCTGGAGGCCTTAATGGCTAATGCCCGTACCGCCTACGCCGAGCTGGCAAAACAGTTTGGTGTCAGCCCGGGAACAATCCATGTTCGCGTAGAGAAGATGAAACAGGCGGGGATCATTACCGGCGCACGCATTGACGTCAGCCCCAAACAGCTGGGTTATGACGTTTGCTGCTTTATCGGCATCATTCTTAAAAGCGCAAAAGACTACCCTTCTGCCCTGGCAAAGCTGAACGCACTCGATGAAGTCACAGAAGCCTATTACACCACCGGGCACTACAGCATCTTTATAAAAGTCATGTGTCGATCCATCGACGCCCTCCAGCAGGTACTTATCAACAAGATCCAAACAATCGATGAAATTCAGTCCACTGAGACCCTGATCTCCCTGCAAAACCCGATAATGCGTACCATCCGCCCGTGA
- the mioC gene encoding FMN-binding protein MioC, with the protein MADITLISGSTLGGAEYVAEHLAEKLEEAGFSTETLHGPLLEDLPTDGIWLLITSTHGAGDLPDNLQPLYDELQEQQPDLSNVRFGAVGIGSREYDTFCGAIEKVEAAVTACGAKQLGETLKINILDHDIPEDPAEIWLAEWKNLLKND; encoded by the coding sequence ATGGCTGACATTACTCTTATCAGTGGCAGCACCCTGGGCGGTGCGGAATACGTTGCGGAACATCTGGCTGAGAAGCTGGAAGAAGCAGGTTTTTCCACAGAGACACTGCACGGACCGCTGCTTGAAGATCTCCCGACTGATGGGATCTGGCTGCTGATCACCTCCACACATGGCGCAGGCGACCTGCCGGATAACCTGCAACCTTTATATGACGAACTGCAGGAACAACAACCAGACCTGTCCAACGTCCGTTTTGGTGCGGTAGGTATCGGAAGTCGTGAATATGACACCTTCTGTGGCGCAATAGAGAAAGTTGAGGCCGCTGTTACCGCCTGTGGTGCAAAACAGCTGGGTGAAACGCTGAAGATCAACATCCTCGATCATGATATTCCGGAAGATCCAGCCGAGATCTGGCTGGCAGAATGGAAAAATTTACTCAAAAACGATTAA